The Candidatus Desulfovibrio trichonymphae region TTGACGCAGATTGGCCAGACAGTCAAACCCTTCAAGAAAGGGCCGGATTATATTGACGCGGCTTGGCTTGCACTGGCGGCAGGGCAACCGGTGACCAATTTGGATCCTTATTTTCTGTCGCCCGCGCGTCTGCGCGATCTTTTTGTTCACGCCGTCACACAGGCAAAAGCCGTCGAAAAATCCGGAAAAACAGTGCTTGGGCTTGTGGAAGGCAACAGGGGGCTGTATGACGGTCTGGACACGGCAGGCTCCTGTTCTACGGCGGCTCTGGCCCGCGCTCTTAATTGTCCCATACTGCTCAGCCTTAACTGCACCAAGATGACCCGCACGGCAGCGGCCCTCGTCCAGGGCGTGTGTAATTTTGAGCCTGGGCTCACGTTCTGCGGCCTTGTGATCAGCCATGTGGGTTCTGCCCGGCATGAAACCGTTCTGCGCCGGGCGCTAGAATATTATACGGATATGCCCGTGCTGGGCGCTTTGCCGCGTCTTTCTGAAAATCCTCTGCCTGAACGGCGCATGGGCATAGCCAGCTTTGGCGAGCGCCTGTCCGCAACGGCGGAAAACGCGCTTGCCGTGCTGGCGTCTTTTGTGCGCGAGCATGTGGATGTTGCCGCTGTGCTTGCCGCGGCTCACTGTGCGCCGGCGTTGAGGGAAGAAATGCCCTTTTGGCGGGAAGATGCAGCGCGCTGCCTGAGCGTCACTTCTGGAGATGACGGAGACAAGCTGGCGACAAGGCGGACGCCGCTCTGCAAACCGCGTATAGGCTATGTGCACGATGAGGCACTGTGGTTTTATTATCAGGAAAATTTGGATGCCCTCTCCCTGTCAGGCGCAGAATTGACGCGCCTTTCATTGCTTGACGGCGCGGCGTGGCCGCGACTGGACGGTCTGTATCTGGGCGGCGGCTTTCCGGAAGACATGGCCGCCGAACTGAGCGTTTCGCCTCATCTGTCAATGCTCGTTGCGCTTGCGCAAAGTGGCGTGCCCGTCTATGCGGAATGTGGCGGTTTTATGCTGCTGGCGCGCGGCATTGAGCGGGATGGCCGCTTGTGGAAGATGAGCGGCGTTTTTCCTGTGACAGCCCGTTTTTGCGAAAAACCGCAAGGGCTTGGTTATGTGAGCGCCAGAGTGGTGCGGGAAAATCCTTGGTTTCCTGTGGGGCTTGCGTTGCGCGGGCACGAATTTCATTATTCCCGCTGTGAATGGACGGGAGAAGCTCCTTCATGCGTTTTTTTACTTGAGCAGGGAACGGGCATGGGGGCAATCGGGGGCACGTTTCATGACGGCCTTGCGCATAACAATGTCTTTGCCGCATACACGCATATTTTTGCGCCGTCCGTGCCCTGCTGGGCTCACAATTTTACACGTATGGCCCTCAATTGTCAGCGTGAACAACTCTAAAAACAACGGCGCGGCAATCCGTCTCATTTCATATCTAATGTGCTTAGCCCCAAAGTGAATCTGATGAAATCTTTTGGGGTGTTTGCAGCCGTTGGCAAGATTATAACCCATAAGAACGCGTGCAAATGCCTTTTGAGTTCTTCATGCTTTTTGTACAATGGCAACGGCCGACAGTGGCTTCTTTGACAGATCTGTTCATTCGTTTCCACTTGCCCATAATTATGACCTTCGGGGGAACATGATGCGGCGTTTTACCGCGAAATGCGGAAGAATAGCGATAACTCTGCACCTGTTGCGCATGGGGCCGGACGCGCAGGTGGTTATCAGCGGCGGCCGCGCCCATCTGGGCGCCGTTGCGTTGGCATTCCCCACCGCAGACGGCACGCGACCGCGGGAGCAGGCCATCCGCCTGCCCGGTCACAGAGAAGACAACTTGGCCGCGCACGCGGCGCGGCGCATGGCGACAGCACTCGGCTGCGCCGTCTGCGTGAGCGCGGGCATACATTACGAGCATATCACGCAGGAAGAAATTGCCCTTGCGGAAAACCTCGCGGCCGACCTGACCGAGCGTTGCCTCACAGCGCTGGCGAACAGGGGGGTCACGCCGTGCTGACTTGTCAAAGAACTGGAAGAATTATGCATTTCAGCTGGCTAGAAAAAAGTTTCAGAGGAGGCTGCGGAAAGAACCGTTTTTATCTGTTTGAAAGCTTATGGACGTGCGGAGACGGTCGACGCTGCAGCCACACGGCTCATGCGCACGTCCGCTACGCCCGCAGATCGCGGCATACTGGCGGCTTCCAGAGTCATCCTTAGCTGTTCATGGGCGTACGCAGTCCGCCCACGACCCTCCAGCAGCAGGAGATCCGCCGTGCGTTCCCTTGTCCAGCCGCCGTATTTCCTCACTCGGCGCAGAGGATTCAAGACGCGCACCGCCGGCGCCAGCGGCCTCCAGCCCCTGCGCCGACAGCATGTCCATGTCCTCGTCTACGCCCTGTCCCTGCTTCGTAGTAAGATAACCGCCCGTCAGCATGGCGTTGGCGCCGGCGGCAAATATCTCGTGCTGTCGGCCGCCGAGAATCAGGGGGCGGCCGCCGCAGACGCGCAGAGTTGCTTCGGGCAGAATATGGCGGAACACGGCAATGATACGCAGAGCTTCGTCAGCAGCCAGCGGCTCTTGCCCTGCCAGCGGCGTTTGCGGGTGGGGGTGCAGAAAATTCAGGGGAATATGGCACACGCCCAGCTCTTTGAGGCTGAAGGCAAAATCAATGCGCTCCCGCCATGTTTCGCCCATACCGAACAGCCCGCCGGTGCATGCCTGAAGGCCAGCGCGTGTGGCCCGCAGCACGGTGTCGCGGCGTTGCGCCCAAGTCTGCGTGGTGCAAATGCTTGGGTACAGGCTTTTCGCCGTTTCAAGATTGTGATGATACCGCCGCACGCCGGCGCGGACCAGATCGTCAAACTGCCTGTCCGCAAGTCTGCCGAGCGAGACGCAGACACGCCGCCGCACGTCCTCAGGCAAGGCGGCCAGTAACGCGCACAGGCGCGTAAATTCCTCCCCACCGAGCGCAGCACCGCTGGTCACAATGCCTATATGCCCGACCGGTAGTGCCGCCAGGGTCAGAATACGGGCGCGCAAAACATCATCAGGCAAAAAATCAAAGACCTCAATGGGCGTGCTGTTGTGCCGGCTTTGGGAGCAAAAGCGGCAGTCCATGGCGCAATTGCCGCTACGGGCATTGATGATCGCGCACAAATCCACCTTGCGGCCGAACGCCGCTTCCCGCAGCCGCCCGGCGCCAGCCGTCAGTTGCGGCAGAGGCAGGGTCGAGAGTTCCAGCGCCTGCTCGCGCGTCAAAGACGTATTCATGATCTGCCCCTTCTGTTGCCCGGAGCAGGAACCCCGCGCCCGCAGGCAATGTTGAATCCGCCGCACGCCGAATTTGACGGAGCTCTATTTTTTTCTGATTTTACGACGCTTTTCCCACAGTTTCATGTCTTTCATCTTCCTGCGGCGTTCCCGCTGCAGTGCCTTGCATACCAAGGGAAAATTCTTTTTGAAGCCCCATTTCACCCTGTATTCGACAGAATCCATGCTATGGTTCGCCAGATGGCGCTTTGTCAGAATTTTGAAAACCTTTCCGCATTCAAGACACACAATGGATTGCTCTTTGACGGACTTGCGGGCTTCAACAAGCAATTCCGTGCTGTCCATCTCCACAGGGGCGTTGCCGTCCATAACAGCGCGGATGCCGCCCGCCACCTTTTGAATAAAAGTTGTGATTTCCTCTTCTGTCATCACGCGAACACCAGCCTGCGCCCGTGTAATTTCCAAAGCCTCTTTCAGATAATCGTCCATCATTGACCTCTTCTGTGACAGTCTGAATATACAACACAGACACTTGCTGTGCTCATTCTGTATCGCAAAAAATGCCCTCACCGGATTAAGATGGGCGCATGTTATACAATGCGCTTTCACGCGTCAATATATTATGATATTATGGAACCATTATTACAGCGGCAAGTGTTTTTTTATGCAAAAAATTAACGTCGAGTAAAATTTTCATACTTTGACGCTGTTCCAAGAAATTTTTCATTCATATATCGCCACTGTATATCACGGGAATAACCAAGCCGCTCCGGCGTCACTTCAGAGGGAGCGGGGCCTTCAATAAAACTCTCTCTGGCCCGCTGTTCAAAGCCCCTGACAAAATCTCCCAAGCCCATCGGCATGGTGGAAAGCGAGACAATGCCTTCCGGAAGCGGCTCACGGTATTCCAAAATTATTTTATCTGTATAAAAGTTTGTCCTGGCCGCAAAGCCGCGGATTATCCACCGGGCGGGCGCGCCTTGCTCCACGCCTGCGACAAGCTGTGTGAAGGGGTCGCGGGCGCCGTCTACAATATAGGTACAGGCCTGAAATTCCATATTGTTCACAATCTCGACACCTTCATTCACGCTGAATGGCCGGCGCATAATGCCGTCCCAGTACCAGCCGTACGGCACCTCGGCATGCGCCGCAAGCGCCACAGGGCTTCGGGCATTGCCGTCACCGTACGCCACAAGCCACACGCGCGTCGGCAGCCCGCTCACCATGTTGCCGGCCATCGGACGGGCCGTGCCCTCCGCCCTGGCAAGCACAGGCATATTTTTTGCTTGAAAGGAAACAGCCGGCCTTGCCGTTGAAACATAAGCGGAACCGCTTATGCCCCGCCGTTGCGCAGCGGCGCAGCCGACAAGAACCGCGGCAAACAGAACAAAACAGCTGATGTGCAACCAGTTCATTTCACATCGGCTAAATCGCACGTTCATTTGTGCACGCGTAGGCGATGGCGATAGTCCGCCTGACGTGTCAGCAGCGAGGCCGGACTCGCCGCGAAGATGCTCTGCTCCACCGTGATGGCGTGCACCACGGTGCGGCCGAGCATGAAATCGGAGCGTTCCTTCGCGCTGCGCATGCCTATGGTCTGCTGCGCCAGAAGCCAGCGCGCCTCCCTGCCAAGCTTCCTGATCGTCAATACGTGTCTCAGCATATGCGCCCTCTAAAAAATGTCATCTCGTCAACGCAATGACAAAAACCTGACCTGCGTTTACAATAATAGCGCGGAACGCCCTTCAAGGCAAGTGACAACCCGCGAGATTGCCGCAAGGCGAATTCATTTCGCCACAACACGGCAAAAAACTTTGAATACCTCATGAAGGTCAGGCAACTGTTGCGTGGAATCAAGGCAAAAAGCAATAAAGACTTGTCTTCCTCCGCCGGGCTGTTATGAAGATAATTACGTCGGAAGACGCCGGGGGCTGGTTCAACTGGTCATGTGCAATCTCACAAGTTAAACAACTCTACTCCCCGCCGACAACAAAGGCGTGGGGATAAAGTGTCCTGAATGCCCCAAGCATCTGTTGCGCGCTGGCGGAATTTTGCCACGGGCCTACCTGCACATTCCACAGGTTGTTGCTGCCGAACTGAAGACGCCCCTTGTGCCCTGACTGCATCAATATGCTGATCAGCTTCCAGGCATTTTCCTTGTCGGCAAAGGCTCCCACCTGCACATAAAATTCTCCCTTCATGGCGCCGTCTTCCCGCAACTGCGCAATGACGTCCAGACTTTGCACGCGCACACGCGCTGTGCCCTTACCCATCATCTCCAGACGTGTTGCGGCCGTGCGCGAAAGGTCAATGACGCGATCCTCCACAAAAGGACCGCGATCATTTATTTCAACAAGAACAGCGCGTCTGTTGGCGAGGTTGGTGACGCGCACTTTTGTGCCGAGGGGCAGGATTTTATGCGCCGCCGTCATCGCATATTGATTGTAACGTTCGCCGCTTGCAGTTGTTTTGCCGTGAAAACCCGGCCCATACCAGGAAGCTGTGCCTTCTTCCACAAAACCGTGGGCTGATTTGAGCGGATGGTAGGTTTTGCCGCGAACGGTGTACGGCTTGCTGCCGGGCACTCTCCCTTTGCGCCAGGATCCGCGCCCCCCGCAGCCTGTCAGCACGACGGCGCACAGCATTGTAACAAGGCAGAACCGCGCCGCACGGGCAAGGTGTTTTACGCTGCCGATATTTGCCATAAAAATTTTCTGCATGCATGCCCGCGCCGGAGCAGAGTGAGTGTCGGGCAAGGTGCGTTCCATGCTCTTCTCACCCTGATAATTTTCGTCAAAAATGCACCCACTGCAAGATAAATTTTGCAGACAGTCTGTTTGTGCAATCAAACTTGTTCAGAAACAGAACATGACGGTTTAATTCTTTGCGGCCACGGACCGCATAAACAACGAAGGCATTAACGTTTTTGAGTGCGTGTTGAAGGCAAATGAAGGCTTCACTTTGTACGATATGGCTATACGGCGCGGCATACACTGTATTATCATAAATATCAAAGTGGAAGAGCCTTAAAAACGCAGGGTCGTTCGCGAGGAGGCAAGCCATTGCGTAAAAGCCGCTTCAGCGCGGGCGGCATACAGAGCCTTGCGGTCTTTTTTATGAGCTTTTTTGCCAAGTTCCGGCATAAGACCAAAGTGCGCGTTGGAAGGTTGGAAATATTTTACAGGCCGTTGCAGATGCCTAAGCAGCGCGCCGAAGGCGCTTTCGGGCGGCGGCGGTGTCAGTGCAAGGCCGCGTTGCCGCGCAGCGAGCACAAGCCCCAGCCAGAGGCCTGAAGCTGCGGATTCAACATAGCCTTCCACGCCGGCAATTTGCCCGGCCAAAAAAACATGCGGCCGTTTTTTCATGGAA contains the following coding sequences:
- the lpdD gene encoding prenylated flavin chaperone LpdD; translated protein: MMRRFTAKCGRIAITLHLLRMGPDAQVVISGGRAHLGAVALAFPTADGTRPREQAIRLPGHREDNLAAHAARRMATALGCAVCVSAGIHYEHITQEEIALAENLAADLTERCLTALANRGVTPC
- a CDS encoding DUF4851 domain-containing protein translates to MNWLHISCFVLFAAVLVGCAAAQRRGISGSAYVSTARPAVSFQAKNMPVLARAEGTARPMAGNMVSGLPTRVWLVAYGDGNARSPVALAAHAEVPYGWYWDGIMRRPFSVNEGVEIVNNMEFQACTYIVDGARDPFTQLVAGVEQGAPARWIIRGFAARTNFYTDKIILEYREPLPEGIVSLSTMPMGLGDFVRGFEQRARESFIEGPAPSEVTPERLGYSRDIQWRYMNEKFLGTASKYENFTRR
- the bioB gene encoding biotin synthase BioB is translated as MNTSLTREQALELSTLPLPQLTAGAGRLREAAFGRKVDLCAIINARSGNCAMDCRFCSQSRHNSTPIEVFDFLPDDVLRARILTLAALPVGHIGIVTSGAALGGEEFTRLCALLAALPEDVRRRVCVSLGRLADRQFDDLVRAGVRRYHHNLETAKSLYPSICTTQTWAQRRDTVLRATRAGLQACTGGLFGMGETWRERIDFAFSLKELGVCHIPLNFLHPHPQTPLAGQEPLAADEALRIIAVFRHILPEATLRVCGGRPLILGGRQHEIFAAGANAMLTGGYLTTKQGQGVDEDMDMLSAQGLEAAGAGGARLESSAPSEEIRRLDKGTHGGSPAAGGSWADCVRP
- a CDS encoding cobyrinate a,c-diamide synthase, with translation MLTDCGLSGVNTPAVTARVCVSALSGGGGKTLFSLGLARALTQIGQTVKPFKKGPDYIDAAWLALAAGQPVTNLDPYFLSPARLRDLFVHAVTQAKAVEKSGKTVLGLVEGNRGLYDGLDTAGSCSTAALARALNCPILLSLNCTKMTRTAAALVQGVCNFEPGLTFCGLVISHVGSARHETVLRRALEYYTDMPVLGALPRLSENPLPERRMGIASFGERLSATAENALAVLASFVREHVDVAAVLAAAHCAPALREEMPFWREDAARCLSVTSGDDGDKLATRRTPLCKPRIGYVHDEALWFYYQENLDALSLSGAELTRLSLLDGAAWPRLDGLYLGGGFPEDMAAELSVSPHLSMLVALAQSGVPVYAECGGFMLLARGIERDGRLWKMSGVFPVTARFCEKPQGLGYVSARVVRENPWFPVGLALRGHEFHYSRCEWTGEAPSCVFLLEQGTGMGAIGGTFHDGLAHNNVFAAYTHIFAPSVPCWAHNFTRMALNCQREQL
- a CDS encoding MucR family transcriptional regulator, translated to MDDYLKEALEITRAQAGVRVMTEEEITTFIQKVAGGIRAVMDGNAPVEMDSTELLVEARKSVKEQSIVCLECGKVFKILTKRHLANHSMDSVEYRVKWGFKKNFPLVCKALQRERRRKMKDMKLWEKRRKIRKK
- a CDS encoding septal ring lytic transglycosylase RlpA family protein, with protein sequence MANIGSVKHLARAARFCLVTMLCAVVLTGCGGRGSWRKGRVPGSKPYTVRGKTYHPLKSAHGFVEEGTASWYGPGFHGKTTASGERYNQYAMTAAHKILPLGTKVRVTNLANRRAVLVEINDRGPFVEDRVIDLSRTAATRLEMMGKGTARVRVQSLDVIAQLREDGAMKGEFYVQVGAFADKENAWKLISILMQSGHKGRLQFGSNNLWNVQVGPWQNSASAQQMLGAFRTLYPHAFVVGGE